GCGAATGTAtgcatatttgtatattttaagtcAGACCAATCAAAGCTATTTGTTCGATGCATAATAAACTCTTGTGCACTTTTCCTATAATGTTAATTAGTCAGTCCTTAGTTCTAGGTTAATCCGTTCTGGAATGttctttctattaaaaaataaatcgcGCATTTACGAAACTAATTGGCCTCTTCtctttattaaacatttttcaattcttAATTCAAATGATTGCCGTTGAATATATTCACTTTTCAATGGTAGAATTTATTTtatccttttgtttatacaatgaataaatgataaattcaatttcaaacttTGAGCCGTGATTTGTTTCATCAATGTTTTTTGAATtctaattttctttcattttatattttagttatttCAGGAATTATACTCTTTGGAGAGCAATATCCTTTTACATACTGTCATTTTGGCCATGAAATTTACGAATCATTAAAACTGCGATTTCTACCAAAAAATGTTCTCGAAAATTGATATAACAAgtgtataatataaatataattacctGCACATCCTCCCCACCTTGCCAAAACCAGTGACAGtatctgtgattttttttaaattcttgctAAATTTTGGTGtgtaatttaagaaattttatgtaatacCTTTGTATTTCATATTCAAACTAACTGCATCTGTTAAATgagttataaatataaaatgacatgtagaataaaaaacaaattcaaatttttcatcCACATTCTTCTCGTATAGCTTATAATGTGCTTCTCTGTGAGTTCCAAGGAAATACCGTAAAACAAGTATTTGAACTTGGTTCAGCGagtaaaaattatacaaaatgtatatgaaCTCGCGATACACCTTTTCTAGGCAGGGCATATAATTTTTGCTTTGATATTCTATACTagaatatgattatatatgtcatttaaaaaaaacaccttggCCTCCGAAAGGTAAGTGCAAGATGGATGCCTTGtctatttacaaatttaaaaaaaagagagagaaaaacacCCGATTGCGGGCTAAATTGTGTAGAAAACTACTTAAAATCTACTAAACTTGCAATAGATGACGTTGATCGTAAATTGATACAGGTGATAAAACATTGATAGTGTATATTACTTTGAACCTCAAAGGAAATTTGATtacaaaatgttgtttattaAAGGCAAACCGACCGTTTATAGCAAAACGATACAAAGAACAAAGAAAGTGTTATACGTAATTTTCTTTAATGTAGTGAACGTCGTGTCGTTTAAGGGCAGATCAATCACCGgacatgtataaatttattttggCTTACGAAAATTATGAAACATTACAAAAGGAAGAGACCATATTCTGGAACATTCGACTTCTTGATGACAACGTCTAAGcatatatatatccaaaattGTGAGATCATTTTTGGAAACAGAAAAGGGCCATGTTTTGCCCCATTCTTCCCACTCCCTCATCAGGCTTGtatctatgtaaacaaaatcttaTCACTGTTTTTCTTTATAGTAGATTAAAAAGCAGTTGCCCGGAAGAAGATCTGCTTCAAGAATGCTTTAAGCTCTGTCATTTATCAGTACATGAATACCATTCCATCAAAATCTTGTTTGTCTGATTAGTGTCAGTTAGGGCTCTACGtgtaaacatacaaaacaaccttTGAATGTGTTTGCAGTCGCCAGAAAACCATGGGGAtgtttgtaaaacttgatcaaatatttaaacaagagtggtgtttttaaattttacaactcTGAGAAATAAGTTTATAAAGAGCTTAACGTGTATGCATTGGACAATTTTCACACGTTattattaatatcattattatatttgtttGACCGTGTCCTTAAGTTTGTGTGTACAAAAATGAGGTgccaatttatttcaatgatgtCGGGATCATTATCATTTAGACGGTTTACAATTCAATGCattaagcttttttttttttttcaatttgatgtgcaaacatataaacatataaacGTTGCCGCAAAGGACTAAGAAGCAATTTtgaactaaaaaatattttcagttgaTTTGTTGCGGTTATAATTGGTTTTTAAGGAGGCTAGATGGTCACCAAATTATCCATCAGATCTGCCTTATTTGGGCCATCATTTAGAAAAACTAAAatccaaacatttttttctgactGATATAGAATGTTCTCGATTTTAATGTCTAGTATTACGTCATACGGAAAGAAAATTGGACATGAACTTCAAAAGTATATAATGAAATGTACCCCTGTCCcaaatgttattaaaattaaggttcattattatatgtatatactgtatacatgtactgaataTGAAGACAATAGTGCATTGTCCCTCGAGACAGACGCGACTGAGCTTCTGGGAAAGACGATCGATTTACAATTGTCCGAAGTCATTTTTAGGgttaataattatacaaatgaaaactttttttgtcGACATTGCTTCTTTTCCTCTCGTTTAAGATACTGAGTTATCGAACTTTGAATTCACAGTAGACACTCGTTTTAATGTGCTCTTAGATTAAGGATGTTGTCAGTGAATAGTTTCGATGACTATTTTAATTACCATAGGTAGATATCATTGAAAGTGTGCTGATGATATTTCTTCTATCTTATTCAACAGCCACTGTTCAAGTAAaaacttatatatttaaaaagcaatTCTAATATTTCATagattttagtaatttttatgTCATATGTATAGAAAAcgcatttttaacttttttaagttGACATCtttaaaatgcatgtattgagaaaaagaaaattgtttaaatatcatgaatatttGTCTACGGTGAAAACATTTcaagaaagaaaataatgttcatCCAAGTTTTACAACTGACAGGCTATTCGTATATAGTGTGAATTTAAGAATACTGCATATCATAGCTCTGCTATTCATTTATCCTCTGAGACCTGTATGTAAAGAAAACTTGATGGTCTCCAAAGTAACCATCaagttaacattaaaaaaaataatttagccATAACTCATTATTCAGTGAAGGCAACATCTAAAtattttagctatagaaatcGATCTTTTGCTTGTATCTTAAATAGGTCTCTTCGTCTAAACAAGTGTGAACAACCTTAAACATGTTGATGAACATCTAGCCCCCTTAACATTTAGTTGACTTAATGGTTCAGAACCATCTTATGGATAAGGCgctttgtatataaaataaaatggaatacaAAATTGCTAAAGGAAGATAATTATAAGTTTTGATtatgtctttatttttttctaaatacatGTCCGTGTAAAGTAAAAATTGACGAAAACGTCTATTTCCAAAAATGAATAACTAAACTAACTGATACAGTTTCTGTTAAGGATTCTAAATAATAGCAACATggtttttttagatataaagagttgttttgacagggctcgatggtcgtggccattttagACTACATTGATGTCGCTTAAAAGAAGAGCTTCATatcaaaatatagaaaatttaaaagataaaacagatATATGTTTTCTTTATAGAAGTATTGTTTGTAGCACAACAATTCATCTATTTAAATTTAAGATGATCTGATTGTTGACATTAAAATATGATCAAACATAtatttagaattataaaactAGCGATAACTTTAAATCAAGtattaatgtgtttttttctcTCAGATGAATCACCCAAGAGTAAGGACACAAATACTAAGACGTATTATCAAATGGATTGCAGTTGTATTCCTGACTACTTATCTCGTTTGTACACCTTTTAGAGGTTATAAAGAGAGGTCAGAAGAAAAATTTCACACACTTATTCAAGCTTACGTTAAATCTGGTCTTCTGCATCTGCCGATACCAAGCCAAGTACATTGCAGGAATAGAAACGTATTTCTTCTCATCATGGTCCCAAGCGCTGTGTCAAACTTTGAGCAGAGAAGTGCGATTCGCAAAACATGGGGAAACGTTTCAATAATAACACCTTCTGTTCTATTGAAATTTATGCTGGGTAAAAGTAGATACTCTATTGATCAGACGCTTGCGGAAACAGAAAATTCAATctataatgatattttatttgaagatATATTGGAGACTTATGAGAATCTTTCCCTGAAATCTATTGCTATACTGCATTGGGCAATGGAGAATTGTGAAGGAGTGAGGTATCTGTTGAAAATTGATGATGACATGTTTCTTAATCTTCCAAGACTTCTGAAAGAACTAAAAGCACATCCGAAAATGAACTCAATAACTGGTTGCAAAGTAAGCGGGGCTTATCCATTCCGAAGTGCATTTTCAAAATGGAAAATTTCCAGAGACGAATACGAAAATGATTACTACCCAGAATATATAGCGGGGACTGCTTACCTTATTAGCGGAGACATCATTTCAAGTCTTCATAGTGCAGCTAAAAGAGTTCCGTACTTCATATTTGAAGACGTTTACATAACGGGTTTGTGTAGACAGCATATTGGTGCCGCTGCTTTAGAACATAAAGGGTTTAGCTGTGGATATCGCAATGCAGGTCCTTGTGGAAAGAACTTTCGATATAAGATAACAGGACATCACTATACACCAGATGAAGTTCAAAGAATGTGGCTTGAGCTACAAGATCGGTGGTCCAAGTGTCGCATAGTGGATACTTACTTCATCTATAGATTAGTTGACTTGTTTAAGTATATGTTTCTTTGAAATGTGCCAGACGTTTGTTTACCTAATTAAATTGCACGTcatgtatatttttgtcatGGAACGCAGACATTTTTTATGTCGTTTGATTTCAGTCAAATCTATATCATCATTTCTTCATATTTACTTgatgaaaaatctaaacaaataaTTGGGACCAATAAAGACAGATTACTGGAAAATTCAAAGACGGAATGCATGTATCTGTTTGCTACTTGGCAATAAATCTAACAGGCACGTATTTAGTCCAAAGGATTAAATCgtgtagaagaaaaaaaaatcagctatTTGTTCTCTGTTTTTgtggaaagaacttttaatataagataaaaaggcatcactacatgtatacaccGGATGGAATTCAAAGAATGTGGCTTGACCTACAACATCGGTTGTCCAAGTGTCGCATGATGGATACTTATTTCATCTATAGATTAGTTGATATGTTTAAGTATATGTTCCATGGAAATGTGTCAGACGTTTGTTTACCTGAGTAAATTAAAAGATGTTCCATCTGTAGCTTTTGTCTTTGTTACACAGAAATTTCATATGTCGTTTGATTCCATTAAATCTATATCCTCAGTCAGTTCAATCATATCTTTTGCAACaaacaccatagcatagcatttaAATCTCATAGCTAAGCATTAGAATCTCATATCCCAGCATACAATCTCAGAGATTTTCGTTCGTCacatcataccatagcatacaattgcatagcatacaacatgattttaactcggttttaaacacttttattCAACAgaataaatgttcacattgcAGATTAGTGTTAACTTTAACTTCTTAGCACTTTACTTTGAAATgtttggaactcttctgtgtatggaggcatTTATGTTTAAATCTCGTAGCATAGCATAACACACCATATCAATAAGcccttcattttattttttcatgcatACAAACTTCATAgcatataattaaaattgcataCCACAGCAtaacataaatttgtaaaagatatgcatgaaatgactgtaacGGGACAACATCGTTATACACCGGATGAAATTCAACATCGGTGGTCCAAGTGTTGCATAGTGGATACTTACTTCATCTATATATTAATTGATATGTTTAAGAATAAGTTCCATGGAAATGTGTCAGTCGTTTGTTTACCTGAATGAATTAAATGATGTTCCATCTGTAGCTTTTGTCTTGTAACGCAGAACTTTCATATGTCGTTTCAATTCAGTTAAATATTTATCCTTCTTGCTTCACATTTACCTACTTGATCCAAAAGCAAAACAGATAATTATGACTAATTAAGAAATATTCCTGAAGCATgtttaggaaataagaaatcagtctttgagtattatgaggtgagaATTTTGGTCAGGGCGttgtcaaatccaataaaacccGAAGGGTTTTACGATAGTTTTAACAATACTCCGACCGATataatcacctcataatatttaaagaatgattcctaatTACTTACATTTATATCCCCCCATTTTTTGTCACTcatttttaatgaagttattGGGATTTAGTGTTCAAagttgattcgtaatgttatcacagacaaaaacaatatatatatatatatatatatatatatatatatatatatatatatatatatatatatatatatatatatataatttaatctaCTTTTATATGATAATTCTTTTAGCAGGCATTATTACTATAATGAACATCTCGCAAACTCTTAGATTGTACTCAATGCGATTGACAgtttaacatatttacatataaccTCGAGTTTCTTAATAAGCAAATACACGTACGTCTATACTAGTTTATACTACTTCTTTCATGGGCAATTAATATATAgctatcataaaatataaaatataaaacaaatacttAGAGTCTAACAAGTGAAGAGATATACTTTTGGATTAAGTGGCTACACATCTGATCAGTAGGGTGGTCATATCAACAAAGACTTTTTACGTTATGCTTTTCTCTGACAACAGGTCCAAGGACTTTTCTACAGACTAAAAAAGCCAcctttcttgaaaataattttatctttataaaaaaaatattgatttcaagGGTTCATTTATTTCATCACCAATACAAATTAGTGAATAAATAATCATCGAACTATACATCTTAAGCTTAATTTTTTCAACTAGGTAAAGATGAatcttttttttagataatgttCAAAGATGTGTTCAGTGAGGTAGTTACATATTCACGGGAGAGCTTCGTAAATTCTCATGAAgctatcttttaccgtttatcTGATTATATAGAAACTCCGTAATTTGGGGAAGGGGGTATATTAACTTGATTCATATGTACTTCTATACTCCATTTTGGCTTGGTATATCTAAGTGAGAACAACATGTATATTTGGCATTTGTATTCTTAAGGGATTTTTTTATACATCTAGATGGTCTAAAAATACATCTAATTAGCAATGAAACATGCTTATTGCTTGGAGACTCTTTTCCTTCTTTTGTTAGAATTAGCAATTTAAATATTCCAtcaacaaatttctttaaacgaTATCAAGATCGACTTGATAAAagtatcaatatatatatattgtatcatcTATGGATTATGGATTCATTTCTACTTATCAGTctaattttcaatgttaaacaaatcaAAGGGAAAAGGTTTTGAAggaaacattttctttcaagGATCAGAGGAATTCCATTTAAAGGAcaggtgacacaaaatcattttcttctaaaaacattttcgttgattaatataaatcagtttataacaatttttccaTTTGACTAGCATCAGATAAGAACACACAGCTCAATTAAGTGTGCTTAAAATCCCAGCTGCAGCAGATCTCCGAATTTTGCCGATCTTTAAATTAAAGGATGAAAATCTGCCGACGTTATCCTTTAAGGTATTGACTAGAACAAATGTTTGTGCTTTATATTCATCTTATTAATGATAAACTACTGATGCTCTCATTCTTACTCAAAATTTGTATCATAGCGGTGTAAAtgtcaagaaaaaaattgaaaagaaataaataccGCTCTAAAGTAGTCGAAAACTTTAAACTAGATCACATCTTTAGATTTTACTAAGCTTGTAGCCTCAGtgaatattaataccaagtAAAATTTATCGATAACCTTTGAGTGAAATTCGACCTTTGTATATTTTCGTTTGTCATCTTATTCGAACTTAAATCAACATTTAGGgactattttgaaatatacaaaCTTAATATGAAAATCTTAACTTTAGGATTCATAAATATATTGGaagctttattaaaaaaaaagaaaaaccttaAACCAAACAAGCTAATATTTCCTTTGTGTACGACCTATGGGTCCCCTTAAACCAGGGAAAAGTCCTGTGTACAAGCTGATTCTACTGAATTACTTAAAGACATGGCATTTGTTTGACTTGAAACTGACCAAAACTTATTCAATTTAAGGGCAGAAATcaacttttttaacttttaatgcGCTTCATACAAATTAAAGTCCCTTCAGTAACTGGGAACATGAAGATGGTAAACTGCAGTAACACCCACAGCGCCACGTAGTATGACAACAAATTTTGGcgatacactgtacatgtataaactgttTAACATTGCATAAAGTCGACATGCTGTGACGTACCGTAAAAAAATCTGAAGTCAGAGGGTTTTGAGGATCCTTAATTATTGTTATGgataattcatatttatataattcatattataataCTGTGTATAATGGAGCTCAGTCGATAAAAAGTCATGTGACGATATTGCTATTGAACAGTGCTTGCATGTTTTTCtttggttgttttatttttaatctatgagatatttttttaatatcaataacATATATAATTGGTTTTTCCTCTAATACTTTGCTAGAGAATCAATCAGAGATGTGGAGACACATATTATCCAGAAGAACCAAAATTATACAATCTTAATGACAAATTTAATTTCTTCGGACCTTAATCACAATCAGTAAAAATATGTGGAGTACAAAAAGGTTGCGATGTTTCTTTGTACTGTTCACACAATgtctttgttttaaagaaatacatgGAAGCAGAAACTACATAAGATGTTGGGACCAAGGAAGCATATTTAGAGACTCGTCCCTGTTTTTGGAAGTTTTGTTGGACAGCAGACTGCTGTGTGGAACAAAGTGTACAGAGCATTCAGGAATATGCTGGTCCTATGCATGGAACGGTGATTCCAAACGCTGCCTTTTGTTCCATGTGATGTGTTCCATTGATTCTCCAACAGAACAAGAAGTGACCAACTGGGAACATTACAAAGTACAAGGTAAAGTTGTTATTTAAGAATAAAGAAGTTAGTAACTATTTATTGCTATGTatcatttcttaatttttgggTCCAAAGTATTGTATTTAAGAatttacatttatgaaatagaattgTTAAATTCCCGGTAttggatttttaatttaaattcgtCGTTTGTTTGTTcgtttttctctatttatacatacaataaacaagacataattatgaaataatgcCTCGACTTCAATGCATTTGCGAAATACTGATATATGATAACGTATAGACTTTTGAGGTTAactacaattgaaaaaaaatatcaaaaggatagacaatgatatatatgtataaattaatactgtatacagataaaaatattcgCCTCCGGTTTTTTTCGCCTCTTTCGACCTTGTTATCAGtaggtgaatttaagactgggcaaattctGATGTCTTTTACTATCTTTCTtgaaacacaactgtgtctgtgcgaattcaagacgggggggggggtgcaagtGTTAAAGGgggaaaattacaaaattgtctcaatatttcatgttttttgaTATATTCGACGTATCTTTAAtctccgggggggggggggggggggtagcttTATGAATTGATCATATgcttaaatagcaaaatcatgGTTTCCTTCATTGTAAGTTTAATTGTGGAGCAAACGATACAACATTTGGTCAATAACCGAAAGGTTGCCATTTTTTGACAGTTCCTGTGTATGGTGAACATAGCTGTTATAGGTACAATGTGGATTTTCAATCATAGGAAGCAAATGACTTTAATATGTTAATGGTCACAAATACCACACATCCCTTATAACAATCAAATGATCAGTTTtacctatttttatttttatttatatttaattatttattttccaatcgaaataaaaaaatatctaaaaattcaTGAAAGTTTGAATAAGCAATGAAAGTTTTATCTTTACAAATGGAATTCAGAGTCTAATTTCTTCTTATTTAGAATGCAGCACCTACCTTCAAAATGGTGTACTTGACGCTGAACAAGCTTTTCTACCGGGGCTCACGGTTACTGGGACCTGCAATGAAGGTTACTTTCCCTTGCTGGGATCTCTGAACGCCACATGTGACTCAGATTACAAAACAATCATGTCTGATAGATGTGTTCAGAGTATGTATTACTTGTCAAGGTGGCTTTCTGGTCTTTTAATGGCTATTCGCCCTACATGCACACCTCTGctaattatttaaacatgtacaatgATATGCCATCTTGATTTACTAAAAGATATTAACGCAATATTTATGGCATATCATTAcatcttttttcaatttctttttatcttcaAAAAACACTTACtgcataaaaatatatgcattgtaTAAAATGTATCGAAGCTGACATAAAACGCCTTCAGGTGTCAAATGTAAtaaaatgcattacattattaagaaattaagaaaaactttaaaagtttCCAATACCTTCAAACCACAGTGTTGTAATGCACagaacaaataaataaaataaaatcactattatatacatgtagctatttgCAAGTTCTTTAATCAAGCACCcctttataaataattaatacataaaTGCAATCGCTCACAAAACGAGTCTCAACCATTATAAACActttaatgaataataaataattattcaggTATATTGAGATTCTAATGTTGGTGGTGGTGATATGAGTATCAAACACAATGAAGCCGGAAGGGCTTTATGATCGATTCGATCACTCTCAATTTGCATGTTATCATCTCATATTTTATACAAGAATTCAAGGAATAAATTCATGATTAAATGATGTTTCCAAATGGTAcgattaaacattaaattaatgTTGCGTTATTTGCATTTctttataacatttttgctgtaaaTATAAAGGAATCATTCTACGTTTTAATGCTGCGTGTTTTATGAGTAgaaacaacaatttaaaaaaatatatatcatattccATTTATCACACCAAACAAAGTCCATCTATGTTGCAGAATAAAGACAATATGTCTTAAAAAGGACATATTAAAAATCcattatttagtaaaattagAAAAACTAAGAAATATCCCTGCTTATCAGTAAGGACCAACGATTACTGTTCTCTTGGGTTCATATCAATCCAAACGATTTTTACAATAATAAGAAAAATCTATATTtcatcagaaaaataatttgaaaatttttgcatcATTTAACGATGTACgtgttttgattttcattacgaAACACGGTGTTGATGTATACTGAAACAATAGAACACAAATTGTAATCGAGGATTTCAATTACTTTGCTGCTAGAACATTTGTTAAGTTCAGGATccctttagaattttttttgtccATATTACAAATAGATGTTTTAATACAAGCTTAAAAGGGGGATGCGACAGCGTTCTGGCCATTTTTATAAACACAAAGGAAAGTTCATGATAAACAGGGTTGTTTAACTGAAGTTTTCCCGCTTAAATGTCGTTTCATTTGTCTTTTTctgtcaaaaaaatataatgtttatttgtttttaatgagcTTGCAAAAATTATCCAGGAAGGTGGTATAAACTTAGGTAAATCTAGGTTTTTTGATATACAGTCTTGGCATTATATGTCCtatattatttttgtacatttaaatGAAGGTTAGACAATGAGTTAAGAAACTTTAGAATTCGTGCCATATctattatttatgataaaaagaaatcgAATCGATCATTCTATTTACAGTAGTTTTCCGAGAATGCCCGACCGTAGAGTTTAGCATACGTATTCTAGAAATATAGCTCAACCTAGTTGCTAGAGTTCTCAACTAACAGTTAAGACAAGAAAGTTGTGATATTAATATATACTTACTTGGAATGTATCGCGACCAGCAACAGAAACTtacacaaacaaaaactttgtcGGTATGAAgagtaaaatttacattaaagttAGAATTCTGCAAATTCCTATTCAGCATAAGAGATTAGTTATGGACAAAGGAATAGCTTTGAAAGCTCTCATCAAACACCATGCATTTCAAGTGAGAGCTTTTGTTTATATGCAGTTCTAAAAACGCGCAGCAGGGCGAGTTTATCTCATTTTCCTTTTGATTATTCATGAATTTATTCTCAGCCTGTCTGTTGGAATTTCTACttattaataaatgatattGTACAAAAAGTCAATCAGTATGTACTACATTCATGGAAGAAACTGGTATAAAATCATATGAGTTGTCTTTGGTAAGAGGTAAAACTTCACTCGTAAAATTTATCTCGCGGCAAGGGCAGTCTTTCCTCCGAACAATTATTTAGGGGTTTTGCTTAATCAGATATAATGTTTGTTGATAATACGTAAgaactttttataaaatgcaaacaGTGACATCATACACAACAACAGGCATTGGTAGAAACCCTGCCAATTTCATTTAAGATTATGTTTATCTAAGGAAAAGTGATCTCTCCTCCCAAACAGTCACTGATCCTTAATATATATGACCTCAGTCATGTTTACTGTTTATTTGTTGACAGCGTTGACAGATATAGCGGTGGGAAAACCGGCCACGCAGTCGTCGACGTTTGAAACTAATGTCGCGGACCACGCAGTGGATGGTGACAGAGGCACGGACCTGATAGAAAACACCTGTTCACACacagatattaaagattttaacccATGGTGGAGGGTGGATCTGCAAGCTGTCTACTACATTACAAAAGTCAGGATTCTGAATAGGGGTTTGGATATGTACTTAGTAGGTAATACAAAATGAATGGTATGACTATTTAAACTATACAACTATTACGAGTACTTTAATCAAGAAATCCGAATTGTTTCACGCATGTCTGAAAAAATTattagatggaaaataaaatcgTTAACAAT
The window above is part of the Magallana gigas chromosome 10, xbMagGiga1.1, whole genome shotgun sequence genome. Proteins encoded here:
- the LOC105333015 gene encoding beta-1,3-galactosyltransferase 1-like; protein product: MNHPRVRTQILRRIIKWIAVVFLTTYLVCTPFRGYKERSEEKFHTLIQAYVKSGLLHLPIPSQVHCRNRNVFLLIMVPSAVSNFEQRSAIRKTWGNVSIITPSVLLKFMLGKSRYSIDQTLAETENSIYNDILFEDILETYENLSLKSIAILHWAMENCEGVRYLLKIDDDMFLNLPRLLKELKAHPKMNSITGCKVSGAYPFRSAFSKWKISRDEYENDYYPEYIAGTAYLISGDIISSLHSAAKRVPYFIFEDVYITGLCRQHIGAAALEHKGFSCGYRNAGPCGKNFRYKITGHHYTPDEVQRMWLELQDRWSKCRIVDTYFIYRLVDLFKYMFL